The Nocardioides sp. S5 genome includes a window with the following:
- a CDS encoding DEAD/DEAH box helicase, which translates to MPDAVRLDTRVPTGADPDAVYDAFTGWVLDQGLDLYPHQDEAVIELLGGNHVILATPTGSGKSLVAIGAHVAALAQDKVSFYTAPIKALVSEKFFALIEVFGADNVGMLTGDAAVNPDAPIICCTAEVLANIALREGRGADVGLVVMDEFHFYSEHDRGWAWQVPLLELVDAQFLLMSATLGDVSFFVEDLQRRTGRDTAVVDDAERPVPLSFRWSMEPLDDTLEELVTTGQDPVYVVHFTQAAAVEHATNLLKSKLAASGGGLKVDKDAIAERIGGFRFGTGFGKTLSRMVRSGIGVHHAGMLPKYRRLVETLAQAGLLRVICGTDTLGVGINVPIRTVLFTGLAKFDGTRQRVLRTREFLQIAGRAGRAGYDTAGYVVVQAPDFVIENEQAKAKSAARVAAGKKKSKAQLKKAPEGTVVWTEQTFDKLVAGVPERLSSRMKVDNSMLVNVVSREEDAFAVMRRLVTDNHEERRAQLRLARRALRLSRSLVRTGIVTRLPEVDRFGRRYVLAVDLPEDFAINQPLAHFALAAFDVLDPESETYGLDVVSIVESVLEAPRQILMAQQHAARGEAIGEMKADGLEYDERMALLEEITWPQPLRELLEALYATYQQTHPWLPDDALGPKSVVREMWENGMGFTDFVGRYQLARSEGLVLRYLTDAYRTLRHSVPEAHRAPEVEDVIEWLGETVRQTDSSLLDEWEALSDPAHVPGAVSHHEPPPPPRPLTRQERPFRVMLRNAMWARVDAVSRDDLDVLVRLERAAADRTDPPRQVVVGRSVWDEALEAYYAEHDRVLTDADARGPDLLVVGEERTGEPVGAEEGTEARLRDVRQTIHDPEGDHDWVIEAVVDCDATDSAGELVLATVAMRRLGDL; encoded by the coding sequence ATGCCGGACGCCGTACGACTCGACACCCGTGTGCCGACGGGCGCCGACCCGGACGCCGTCTACGACGCCTTCACCGGCTGGGTCCTCGACCAGGGGCTGGACCTCTACCCGCACCAGGACGAGGCGGTCATCGAGCTGCTCGGCGGCAACCACGTGATCCTCGCGACCCCCACCGGGTCGGGGAAGTCGCTGGTCGCCATCGGCGCCCACGTGGCAGCGCTCGCGCAGGACAAGGTCAGCTTCTACACCGCGCCCATCAAGGCGCTGGTGAGCGAGAAGTTCTTCGCCCTCATCGAGGTCTTCGGCGCCGACAACGTCGGCATGCTCACCGGCGACGCGGCGGTGAACCCCGACGCCCCGATCATCTGCTGCACCGCCGAGGTGCTGGCCAACATCGCACTGCGCGAGGGCCGGGGCGCCGACGTCGGCCTGGTGGTGATGGACGAGTTCCACTTCTACTCCGAGCACGACCGTGGCTGGGCCTGGCAGGTGCCGCTCCTGGAGCTGGTCGACGCCCAGTTCCTGCTGATGTCGGCCACCCTGGGCGACGTCTCCTTCTTCGTCGAGGACCTCCAGCGGCGCACCGGCCGCGACACCGCCGTCGTGGACGACGCCGAACGTCCCGTGCCGCTGAGCTTCCGCTGGTCGATGGAGCCGCTCGACGACACGCTCGAGGAGCTCGTGACGACGGGGCAGGACCCCGTCTACGTCGTCCACTTCACCCAGGCGGCCGCCGTCGAGCACGCGACCAACCTGCTCAAGTCGAAGCTCGCGGCCAGCGGCGGGGGACTGAAGGTCGACAAGGACGCGATCGCCGAGCGCATCGGCGGCTTCCGGTTCGGCACGGGCTTCGGCAAGACGCTGTCGCGGATGGTGCGCAGCGGCATCGGCGTCCACCACGCCGGCATGCTGCCGAAGTACCGCCGACTCGTCGAGACGCTCGCCCAGGCCGGGCTGCTCCGGGTCATCTGCGGCACCGACACGCTCGGCGTCGGCATCAACGTGCCGATCCGCACCGTGCTCTTCACCGGGCTGGCCAAGTTCGACGGCACCCGGCAGCGGGTGCTGCGGACGAGGGAGTTCCTGCAGATCGCCGGCCGCGCGGGCCGCGCGGGCTACGACACGGCCGGCTACGTCGTCGTGCAGGCGCCGGACTTCGTCATCGAGAACGAGCAGGCCAAGGCCAAGTCGGCCGCGCGGGTCGCGGCCGGGAAGAAGAAGTCCAAGGCCCAGCTCAAGAAGGCCCCCGAGGGCACGGTGGTGTGGACCGAGCAGACCTTCGACAAGCTCGTCGCGGGCGTGCCGGAGCGGCTGAGCAGCCGGATGAAGGTCGACAACTCGATGCTGGTCAACGTCGTGTCACGCGAGGAGGACGCCTTCGCGGTGATGCGGCGCCTGGTCACCGACAACCACGAGGAGCGCCGCGCCCAGCTCCGGCTGGCCCGGCGCGCCCTGCGCCTGTCGCGCTCGCTCGTGCGCACGGGCATCGTCACCCGGCTGCCCGAGGTCGACCGCTTCGGTCGCCGCTACGTCCTGGCCGTCGACCTGCCCGAGGACTTCGCGATCAACCAGCCGCTCGCGCACTTCGCGCTGGCTGCCTTCGACGTGCTCGACCCCGAGTCGGAGACCTACGGCCTCGACGTCGTCTCGATCGTCGAGTCCGTCCTCGAGGCGCCGCGCCAGATCCTGATGGCCCAGCAGCACGCCGCCCGCGGCGAGGCGATCGGCGAGATGAAGGCCGACGGGCTGGAGTACGACGAGCGGATGGCGCTGCTCGAGGAGATCACCTGGCCGCAACCGCTGCGCGAGCTGCTCGAGGCGCTCTACGCGACCTACCAGCAGACGCACCCCTGGCTCCCCGACGACGCCCTGGGGCCGAAGTCGGTGGTGCGGGAGATGTGGGAGAACGGGATGGGGTTCACCGACTTCGTCGGCCGCTACCAGCTCGCCCGCTCCGAGGGCCTGGTGCTGCGCTACCTCACCGACGCCTACCGGACGCTGCGCCACTCGGTGCCCGAGGCGCACCGCGCTCCCGAGGTGGAGGACGTCATCGAGTGGCTGGGGGAGACGGTGCGCCAGACGGACTCCTCGCTGCTCGACGAGTGGGAGGCGCTGTCCGACCCGGCGCACGTGCCGGGCGCGGTGTCGCACCACGAGCCGCCGCCCCCTCCGCGCCCCCTCACGCGCCAGGAGCGTCCGTTCCGGGTCATGCTCCGCAACGCGATGTGGGCGCGGGTCGACGCCGTGTCCCGCGACGACCTCGACGTCCTGGTCCGCCTCGAGCGGGCCGCGGCCGACCGCACCGACCCGCCGCGACAGGTGGTCGTCGGCCGGTCCGTGTGGGACGAGGCGCTCGAGGCCTACTACGCCGAGCACGACCGGGTGCTGACCGACGCCGACGCCCGCGGTCCGGACCTGCTGGTCGTGGGGGAGGAGCGCACCGGCGAGCCGGTGGGGGCCGAGGAGGGCACCGAGGCGCGGCTGCGCGACGTACGCCAGACGATCCACGACCCCGAGGGCGACCACGACTGGGTGATCGAGGCCGTCGTCGACTGCGACGCCACCGACAGCGCCGGTGAGCTCGTGCTGGCGACGGTCGCGATGCGGCGCCTCGGCGACCTCTGA
- the xerD gene encoding site-specific tyrosine recombinase XerD, with protein sequence MSPGVTLRRAVRTYLDHLAVERGLAANTLSSYRRDLGRYDEFLTREGIDDLDAITEATVAAFLVSLREGSDAHPPLSATSAARTVVAVRGFHKFAVSDGLALADPAAAVKPPTPAKRLPKALPLSDVEAILEAAGAPDTVLALRDRALLEVLYGTGARISEAVGLDVDDLDQVDGTVLLRGKGGKERLVPVGGYARDAVEAYVTRARPELVGTGRGGPALFLNSRGGRLSRQSAWAVLVKAAERAGVTASVSPHTMRHSFATHLLDGGADVRVVQELLGHASVTTTQVYTLVTVDNLREVFATAHPRARG encoded by the coding sequence GTGAGCCCCGGGGTCACGCTGCGGCGGGCGGTGCGCACCTACCTCGACCACCTCGCCGTCGAGCGTGGGCTGGCCGCCAACACGCTCAGCTCCTACCGGCGTGACCTGGGGCGCTACGACGAGTTCCTGACCCGCGAGGGCATCGACGACCTGGACGCGATCACCGAGGCCACGGTGGCCGCGTTCCTGGTCAGCCTGCGCGAGGGCAGCGACGCCCACCCGCCGCTGAGCGCGACCTCGGCCGCGCGCACGGTCGTGGCCGTGCGCGGCTTCCACAAGTTCGCGGTCTCCGACGGGCTCGCGCTCGCCGACCCGGCAGCAGCGGTGAAGCCACCCACCCCTGCGAAGCGGCTGCCCAAGGCGCTGCCGCTGTCGGACGTGGAGGCCATCCTGGAGGCGGCGGGCGCGCCCGACACGGTCCTCGCCCTGCGCGACCGCGCGCTGCTGGAGGTGCTCTACGGCACGGGCGCGCGGATCTCCGAGGCGGTGGGCCTCGACGTCGACGACCTCGACCAGGTCGACGGCACGGTCCTGCTGCGCGGCAAGGGCGGCAAGGAGCGGCTGGTGCCGGTCGGCGGCTACGCCCGCGACGCGGTGGAGGCGTACGTCACCCGGGCGCGCCCCGAGCTCGTCGGCACCGGCCGCGGCGGTCCCGCCCTCTTCCTCAACTCGCGGGGCGGGCGGCTCTCGCGCCAGAGTGCCTGGGCGGTGCTGGTGAAGGCCGCCGAGCGGGCCGGCGTGACCGCCTCGGTCTCCCCGCACACGATGCGTCACTCCTTCGCCACGCACCTGCTCGACGGCGGCGCGGACGTCCGCGTGGTGCAGGAGCTGCTCGGCCACGCCTCGGTGACGACGACGCAGGTCTACACGCTCGTCACGGTCGACAACCTGCGCGAGGTCTTCGCGACCGCGCACCCCCGCGCGCGCGGCTGA
- the ald gene encoding alanine dehydrogenase, which produces MKVGVPKEVKNREYRVALTPIGVHELVQHGHDVVVEKSAGEGSQIPDEEYVAAGATMLDTADDVWGSADMILKVKEPVAEEYPRMREGQTLFTYLHLAADKPLTEELMARKVTAIAYETVQLPSGGLPLLYPMSEVAGCLAPQVGAYSLMKANGGRGVLMGGVGGVANAKVVIIGAGVSGQNAANIALGMGADVTLLDTDLDKLRMSFWRYNNRVHGLASSKLAIEQQVMEADMVIGAVLIPGAAAPKLVTNELVSRMKPGSVLVDIAIDQGGCFEDSQATTHDDPTYEVHDSVFYCVANMPGAVPNTSTYALTNATLPYAVALADKGWAQALRDDPSLALGLNTHDGQLTNAPVGTAVGIDSVGVDSVLA; this is translated from the coding sequence ATGAAGGTCGGCGTACCCAAGGAAGTCAAGAACCGCGAGTACCGCGTGGCCCTGACCCCGATCGGCGTGCACGAGCTGGTCCAGCACGGTCACGACGTCGTGGTCGAGAAGTCCGCCGGTGAGGGCTCGCAGATCCCCGACGAGGAGTACGTCGCCGCCGGCGCCACGATGCTGGACACGGCCGACGACGTGTGGGGCAGCGCCGACATGATCCTCAAGGTCAAGGAGCCCGTCGCCGAGGAGTACCCCCGGATGCGGGAGGGCCAGACCCTCTTCACCTACCTCCACCTCGCCGCCGACAAGCCCCTGACCGAGGAGCTGATGGCGCGCAAGGTCACCGCCATCGCCTACGAGACCGTGCAGCTGCCCTCCGGCGGCCTGCCGCTGCTCTACCCGATGTCGGAGGTCGCGGGCTGCCTCGCGCCCCAGGTCGGGGCGTACTCGCTGATGAAGGCCAACGGCGGGCGCGGCGTGCTCATGGGTGGCGTCGGTGGCGTGGCGAACGCCAAGGTCGTCATCATCGGCGCCGGCGTCTCGGGCCAGAACGCCGCCAACATCGCGCTCGGCATGGGCGCCGACGTCACGCTCCTCGACACCGACCTCGACAAGCTGCGCATGTCGTTCTGGCGCTACAACAACCGGGTGCACGGCCTCGCCTCCTCCAAGCTGGCGATCGAGCAGCAGGTGATGGAGGCCGACATGGTGATCGGCGCGGTGCTGATCCCCGGTGCCGCGGCGCCCAAGCTGGTCACCAACGAGCTGGTCTCGCGGATGAAGCCGGGCTCGGTGCTCGTCGACATCGCGATCGACCAGGGCGGCTGCTTCGAGGACTCCCAGGCCACCACGCACGACGACCCGACCTACGAGGTCCACGACTCGGTCTTCTACTGCGTGGCCAACATGCCCGGCGCGGTGCCCAACACCTCGACGTACGCCCTGACCAACGCGACGCTGCCCTATGCCGTCGCGCTGGCCGACAAGGGCTGGGCGCAGGCGCTGCGCGACGACCCGAGCCTGGCGCTGGGCCTCAACACCCACGACGGGCAGCTCACCAACGCTCCGGTCGGCACCGCCGTCGGCATCGACTCGGTGGGCGTCGACAGCGTCCTGGCGTGA
- a CDS encoding NUDIX hydrolase, which yields MDTPTGAVPATPPAELPADRPMSWPVVSSRYLHRDDWVVALREDVITRPEDPEQFSRISLEHPGAVIVMAVDEHDRVMCLRQYRHTSGHEFVELPAGLRDAADEPPVETAKRELREEVELEATQWRLLLSTYSSAGISDEVHDIFLARGLSHAPRGDFEMRHEEAEMEVFWTPVTDLLEAVLRGRVRQGPLAQAVLAHEVLRQRGTLEAP from the coding sequence ATGGACACCCCGACCGGCGCCGTGCCCGCAACTCCTCCTGCCGAGCTGCCCGCGGACCGGCCGATGTCCTGGCCGGTGGTCTCCAGCCGCTACCTCCACCGCGACGACTGGGTGGTGGCCCTGCGCGAGGACGTCATCACCCGTCCCGAGGACCCCGAGCAGTTCAGTCGGATCAGCCTCGAGCACCCGGGCGCGGTCATCGTGATGGCCGTCGACGAGCACGACCGGGTCATGTGCCTGCGGCAGTACCGGCACACCAGCGGCCACGAGTTCGTCGAGCTGCCTGCCGGCCTGCGCGACGCTGCGGACGAGCCTCCTGTCGAGACCGCGAAGCGCGAGCTGCGCGAGGAGGTCGAGCTCGAGGCGACGCAATGGCGGCTGTTGCTCAGCACCTATTCCAGCGCCGGGATCAGCGACGAGGTGCACGACATCTTCCTCGCGCGGGGTCTCTCGCACGCGCCACGCGGCGACTTCGAGATGCGGCACGAGGAGGCCGAGATGGAGGTCTTCTGGACCCCCGTGACCGACCTGCTGGAGGCGGTGCTCCGGGGGCGGGTCCGGCAGGGTCCGCTCGCTCAGGCCGTGCTCGCCCACGAGGTGCTCCGGCAGCGGGGGACCCTGGAGGCGCCATGA